The genomic segment CCCCAGAAATATCTCATAACCTGATCAATCCGGAGTCTAGGATTCGTATTTTTAATAAGAATCAATAAAAACACAATGAGTAAGTATAAAAGGATTCCACCTAAAATTCCTCTTCCCCAGAAAAGAATTACTAAAAACATAGGTAATCCAAAAAGCATTATTGCTTTACTCAATTCATAAAGAGCCAAAAGACTCCCAGAGAGTTCAAGAAGAATACCAGATCCAAGCTCCGTTTCTGCTTCAGGTAAGTCAAAAGGAACTCTCCCTAACTTCGCTTGAATGCATATAACAGAAACAATAAAACCTATTATTCCATACCAATTAAATAAATTAGGTCCATTAATAATTTGCCAGTCCATAATGGATTTAATAGAAAATCCTCTAACTTTTGAAGTAATCATAACAATCAAAATAACCATAGGAAGTTCATAAGATAAAAGAAGCTTTATTTCTCTTGAAACTCCAACAGAACTTAATGGATTTCCAGAGAGCGATCCTATGTAAATAATAGCTATTGAAGGAATAGTAAACAAATACCAAACCACAATAATGTCTCCAATAAAACCTTCACTCAGCTTAAAATACCCTGTAAGAAGGATTGTGACCCCAAGACAAACACTAGCAAGTGCAAAAAGAGGACCCAAAACAAATCCTAAACTAGAAGCCTCTTTTGGGATTATCACTTCTTTATAAAGTAACTTTCCAATATCTGCAAAACCCTGAAACCATGGAGGACCTTCCCTCCATTGAATCCTCGCAGATATTTTCCTATCAAGCCAGCTTATAATTAACCCAATAAAAGAGGAGAAAACAAATCCAGGAAATATTAGATAATAAAATAAAAGCTTCATAATCGTCTCCAAGGTCTTGCTTTAATTCTTGATTCTACCCTATTTATTTCTTTCTGATCCTCATAACTCATTTCTTCAAAAGAAAGAGCCCCACTTGTGCAAGTCTGAACGCATCTTGGTTCCTCCCCTTCTTCTAACATATCATAACAAAGATCACATTTAGAAACAACGTGCCGAACTCTTTTAACTTCCAAAACACCAAAAGGGCAAGCAATTGTGCAAGAAAGACATCCAATGCATCTAAAAGTATTATGATAAATGATACCATCTTCTCTTCTCTCTAAAGCTTCTACAGGGCAAACCTGAACACAAGCAGGATCCGAACAATGCTTACAATGAATAGGGAGATCAATTATAACGTCAAACCCAGCTCGAGAAAGGCAAAATCTCTCTGAATGACTCTCATAACAAGCAACATCACAAGCATGGCAAGAAATGCATCTATCTACATCAAGAACAACTCTCTTCCCTTTCTGATTTTCTTTACCTTCATTCATCTATTTTAATCCTCGCTTTTTCAACACCCACTGAAATAAGACCATCCTCATCTACTTCTAAAGAGAATAATTTCCTAACCTCTGGAAAATGAACCGGAGCCAAAATCATATTCTCCTCTACCTCAAAGCCCAACAATTTGCAAT from the candidate division WOR-3 bacterium genome contains:
- a CDS encoding complex I subunit 1 family protein; this encodes MKLLFYYLIFPGFVFSSFIGLIISWLDRKISARIQWREGPPWFQGFADIGKLLYKEVIIPKEASSLGFVLGPLFALASVCLGVTILLTGYFKLSEGFIGDIIVVWYLFTIPSIAIIYIGSLSGNPLSSVGVSREIKLLLSYELPMVILIVMITSKVRGFSIKSIMDWQIINGPNLFNWYGIIGFIVSVICIQAKLGRVPFDLPEAETELGSGILLELSGSLLALYELSKAIMLFGLPMFLVILFWGRGILGGILLYLLIVFLLILIKNTNPRLRIDQVMRYFWGWLTGASILAGILAYLGV
- a CDS encoding 4Fe-4S dicluster domain-containing protein, with translation MNEGKENQKGKRVVLDVDRCISCHACDVACYESHSERFCLSRAGFDVIIDLPIHCKHCSDPACVQVCPVEALERREDGIIYHNTFRCIGCLSCTIACPFGVLEVKRVRHVVSKCDLCYDMLEEGEEPRCVQTCTSGALSFEEMSYEDQKEINRVESRIKARPWRRL